A window of the bacterium genome harbors these coding sequences:
- a CDS encoding SH3 domain-containing protein — MKKNIVLFLALLWTRPALPWSGETWGDTTRGEIVRRAEIMMDLVWSPHRAVRNYGYPTEVYHTFNSYTDYTGLAYSQNNPQEDWSEFTAAMEALEFNSGSTVYVTASSLNMRDGPGTGFSVLTTLVEGSTGTVLSDFNNGTQPAGSSFHWYCTQFSAQTGWCAAWSDSADYLALYDTAGYSPGIGNDCSGFASICWTLPSRYTTVTFETDATSAGGYVDSLGNIGDCATAGLIVGDACDKSGSHIILFNRDLGGGQMESMEQTPWTAYRRTWYWSSLADYRPMRRRQLITSPTPPVVTPTPVPATPTPVPATPAPTAVPETPTPAPTAAPTSSPVPSPTAVCAEVLPIAEGFDGFDAGTRPDCWTFSGCDADSDTYTSSGNYGQAVPSLKLDLTGDTVTTPSFEEARRLSFWFKGVGVDGTSSLLVEERYAGAWRTLTDLQGGLPTTGTVRTFALDPATAQIRFVYDKSEGNLALDDVFIGPTTTTTTTVAPTTTATTAAPTTTTTTTTTTTTTALAGTATPTPTCSVSVPTRTPTPSATPTEPPTPSPSATPVPGTPTPAPTATAVPASPTPVECSSIVEGFDGFDTGTRPSGWEFVGCDQDSDTYTDAG, encoded by the coding sequence GTGAAAAAAAACATCGTTCTTTTCCTGGCCCTGCTCTGGACGAGGCCGGCCCTCCCCTGGTCGGGGGAGACCTGGGGGGACACGACCCGGGGCGAGATCGTGCGCCGGGCGGAGATCATGATGGACCTGGTCTGGTCCCCCCACCGGGCCGTCCGCAACTACGGCTACCCGACCGAGGTCTACCACACCTTCAACTCCTATACCGACTACACCGGCCTGGCCTACTCCCAGAACAACCCCCAGGAAGACTGGTCCGAATTCACCGCCGCCATGGAGGCGCTCGAGTTCAACTCCGGCAGCACCGTGTACGTCACCGCCTCCTCCCTGAACATGCGGGACGGCCCGGGAACCGGGTTCAGCGTTCTCACCACCCTGGTCGAGGGCTCGACCGGGACGGTCCTCTCCGACTTCAACAACGGGACCCAGCCGGCCGGGAGCAGCTTCCACTGGTACTGCACGCAGTTCTCCGCGCAGACCGGATGGTGCGCGGCCTGGTCCGACTCCGCCGATTACCTGGCCCTCTACGACACCGCCGGCTATTCTCCGGGAATCGGCAACGACTGCTCCGGTTTCGCCAGCATCTGCTGGACCCTTCCCTCCCGCTATACCACCGTCACCTTCGAAACCGACGCCACCAGCGCCGGCGGTTACGTCGACAGCCTCGGCAACATCGGGGATTGCGCCACCGCCGGGTTGATCGTCGGGGACGCCTGCGACAAGTCCGGCAGCCACATCATCCTCTTCAACCGGGACCTGGGCGGGGGCCAGATGGAGTCGATGGAACAGACCCCCTGGACCGCCTACCGCAGGACCTGGTACTGGTCCTCCCTCGCCGACTACCGCCCCATGCGGCGGCGGCAGCTGATCACCTCCCCCACCCCGCCGGTCGTCACCCCCACCCCGGTCCCGGCCACCCCGACTCCCGTGCCCGCCACGCCCGCTCCCACCGCCGTACCCGAAACCCCGACGCCGGCGCCCACGGCCGCCCCCACTTCCAGCCCCGTTCCCAGCCCGACGGCGGTCTGCGCCGAGGTCCTCCCGATCGCGGAGGGCTTCGACGGCTTCGACGCCGGGACCCGGCCCGACTGCTGGACGTTTTCGGGATGCGACGCCGACTCCGACACCTACACCTCGTCCGGCAACTACGGCCAGGCCGTCCCCTCCCTCAAGCTCGACCTAACCGGCGACACCGTCACCACCCCCTCGTTCGAGGAGGCCCGGCGGCTCTCCTTCTGGTTCAAGGGGGTCGGCGTCGACGGCACCAGTTCGCTTCTGGTCGAGGAACGCTATGCCGGGGCCTGGCGGACGTTGACCGACCTGCAGGGAGGGCTTCCCACCACCGGCACCGTCCGCACCTTCGCCCTCGATCCGGCCACGGCGCAGATCCGCTTTGTTTACGACAAGAGCGAGGGAAACCTGGCGCTCGACGACGTCTTCATCGGCCCGACCACCACAACCACAACCACCGTCGCGCCCACGACGACCGCCACCACCGCCGCGCCCACGACAACAACCACGACGACCACCACGACGACCACGACCGCCTTGGCCGGGACCGCCACCCCCACGCCGACCTGCTCCGTTTCGGTCCCCACCCGGACCCCGACCCCGAGCGCTACGCCGACGGAACCACCCACGCCGTCGCCGTCCGCGACGCCGGTTCCGGGAACCCCGACCCCGGCTCCGACCGCCACCGCGGTTCCTGCTTCCCCCACCCCGGTCGAATGT